TCATCTGCAGCCTGATGCATTAGCGATTTGATCACTTCTCGTGTAGGAACATGCAACTCAGTCGCAAGATCACGAGGTCCAGGCAGTTCAACTTGTAGgttggtgcctgaggctcaAGTCACCTGACTTGGACCCCATCTCGTAAGGTACCAGgtacctcgtatatagccTGATGAGGTATTTCCCTCACTCATATCCAATCATCAATTTTTCCGCTTTGACATCAAGGTAGACATCCTTCGAAGGTCGATCCAGCAGGATACTCCCTTGCGGTGGAGGGTATAGACGAGTGCGCTACATGCTGGGAAGCGTCCAGCGGTTCTCCCTGTCTTCGGAGATGGGCACGGAGACAGGCGAGAAGAGGACAAGGCTCCGTAGTCGAGAGCCGAAGAGGCAGGTGGAGTAAGAATTGAATGAGGGGGGTGTGGGTCCTTCGGGTAATGGCAGAATGATCCGATAGAGGCACACCGAGTGTCACATTCTCCTCTACTCTACACGAAACGCTAATCGTTCTACATAGAATGCCAGAATCCAGCCTAGCCGTACGTTCTAAACGTATTGAGCACAACGAGTGGATCTCCGACAGCTCGTTTAGGCAGGTAGTCTGGCAGTAGTGGCGGTCCATGCAGTGCCCGTGTTAGAAATAGAAGGACTATATCGGGAGACACAGGACCTAAAGATATAGCTCGAAAGAAAGAGACGGAAATTACGTCGTCTATCTCGGGCTAAGGTATTCTATCAATATACACACGACAGGGATATAACCCTATAGGTGGAATTTCGCAACTAATCTACATGGTGCCAGAGTCCAGAGTACGGTAGTGCAGATGCACTGTGGTTCTCGGTCGAAGGAACACAACATGGAGAGCATGGCAGATGTACAAAGGGCGAAGACTGCCCTGCAGAACTTTACTCCGATACTGCACCAACATCCAGGACGACAACATGGTGTCTCTCCGCACCCTTCTCGCCGGCagcatcctcgccatcggcGCACTGGCAGCATCTCTCGAGAAGCGAGCCGTCAACCCTGGCGTAGTCAAAGGCGATACTTTCATTCACGATCCAACAGTCGTCAAGAAGCCCGATGGCACCTATCTTGCCGCATTCACAGCCAACGGCATCGGTCTGAAGACCTCCACCGACCGCACCACCTGGAAAGATGTCGGAGCTGCCTTCCCAAACGGCGCCGCTTGGACAACCACTTACACCAAAGGTGACAAGAACCTATGGGCGCCCGACCTATCCTACCACAACGGCCAATATTACATGTACTACTCGGCATCCAGCTTCGGCACCTCCAGGTCCGCCATCTTCCTTGCCACGAGCAAGACCGGCGCCTCTGGCTCATGGACCGACGCCGGCCGTGTCATCGAGTCCTTCGACAACAGCAATTTCAACGCCATCGACCCGAACCTCTACGTCGCAACCGACGGTAAATGGTGGCTTTCCTTCGGCTCCTTCTGGGGCGGCCTCAAACTTGTCGAGCTCAACCCTTCAACTGGAAAGCCTCTCAACGCAAACAACCTCGTCTCCATCGCCGCCCGCCCCAACGCCGGCGGCGCGATCGAGGCGCCTGTCATCACCAAGCACGGCAACTACTTCTATCTCTGGGCTGCTTTCGACAAGTGCTGCTTGGGTGTCGATAGCACTTACCGCACCATGGTTGGTCGCTCGACGAGCATCACTGGCCCGTACGTTGACAAAGCTGGCGTGTCGATGATGAATGGTGGTGGTACGCAGCTTCTTGCTAGTCATGGAGATATTCATGGACCGGGACATCCTGCTGTTTTCACTGATAGTGATGCTGACGTGCTTGTTTACCATTATTACAACGCGCAGGGAACGGCTCAATTGGGCATCAACCTTATTCGTTACGACAATGGCTGGCCTACTGTCTACTGAAGCGTCTGAGGTCTCATGCTTGTGGTTAATTGAACCAACGAGGGACACTGCATTTGGAAGCGGGCACAGCAGGTGGTTCTGGCGCTGAAAGCACTGAGCAGAAATGCTCCAACCATCGTTTAGCCATCGCAATGTCACGCTCTATTCAAAATCGTGGTGATCCAAGTTTCACGCTCTGCTCGCAAGGTGCGCATGCATCTTGCCGTTTGCTCGTCACCGTCGCTGTTCAACGCCATCGCAAGATATGTGCTTGCTGGATCGTGATGCTCCCAAAAGCATGTTCCGAGGTCAGTTGCATA
This genomic interval from Zymoseptoria tritici IPO323 chromosome 8, whole genome shotgun sequence contains the following:
- the MgABN1 gene encoding putative Arabinan endo-1,5-alpha-L-arabinosidase (Arabinan Endo-1,5-Alpha-L-Arabinosidase (Family 43 contains both B-xylosidase and Arabinan Endo-1,5-Alpha-L-Arabinosidase;in NCBI blast, it's more related to the latter; does contain partial XynB Conserved Domain-judgement call) (SignaL P secreted)) gives rise to the protein MVSLRTLLAGSILAIGALAASLEKRAVNPGVVKGDTFIHDPTVVKKPDGTYLAAFTANGIGLKTSTDRTTWKDVGAAFPNGAAWTTTYTKGDKNLWAPDLSYHNGQYYMYYSASSFGTSRSAIFLATSKTGASGSWTDAGRVIESFDNSNFNAIDPNLYVATDGKWWLSFGSFWGGLKLVELNPSTGKPLNANNLVSIAARPNAGGAIEAPVITKHGNYFYLWAAFDKCCLGVDSTYRTMVGRSTSITGPYVDKAGVSMMNGGGTQLLASHGDIHGPGHPAVFTDSDADVLVYHYYNAQGTAQLGINLIRYDNGWPTVY